The Mucilaginibacter mallensis genome has a segment encoding these proteins:
- a CDS encoding transglycosylase domain-containing protein: protein MQKKQAKLTPQDIKRYNGYIWKTIIGCLIFVVLLITLTAFGALGPLPGFQYIENPKSNLASQIISSDKQVLGTYYIQNRSPVTYKDLSPNVVNALVATEDSRFYEHSGIDFQRIPSIILHNLLGSQQGGSTITQQLAKNLFNGGGSHNFFVRITQKLKEQIIAVRLERHYTKEEILTMYLNTVDFGAYNTFGIKSAARTYFNTTPDKLTPDQAALLIGMLNAPGIYSPINHPNRALGRRNLVLDRMKKENYLSAGQLEEFKAKPLGLDFTRIDHNEGLAQYFRAVLKKEIVKIMADKSIAKPDGTPYDLDRDGLKIYTTIDATMQGYAEQAQREYMRTLQAQFNDHWHGHSLWKEIPTFKGLIDTGMRRSDRWRELKSDGKSDDEIRENFNTPDTLNLFTWHGNIDTVMKPVDSIVYCKLLLRNSLMSMDPTTGYIKAWVGGINFEHFKYDQVKDGSRQVGSTAKPFTYSVAIDEAYSPCLQVDNVPDTNYTVTPAWCPRSGKDETHAGMLTLTQALAFSQNWITAHIMKEVTPLPVVELIKKMGVNSPNLQPYPSICIGSFDATVFDMTGAYSVFANHGVWTQPTFLLRIEDKNGNVLYTNHTRVKQAMNEQTAYVMTHMLKGVVDIPGATGGRLRWKYHFTNPIGGKTGTTQNNSDGWFIGITPQLVTGVWTGCEDRAIHFRTERLGEGANTALPIFALYMKQVYANPALGVKMNVDFAPPKNGVSISLDCDQYNQQTKDTKEVDKKLEF from the coding sequence ATGCAAAAAAAGCAAGCAAAGCTTACACCACAAGATATTAAAAGATATAACGGATATATATGGAAAACCATTATTGGTTGCCTGATATTTGTTGTGCTATTGATAACGTTAACTGCCTTTGGTGCTTTGGGCCCGCTGCCTGGCTTTCAATATATCGAGAACCCAAAAAGTAACCTGGCATCGCAGATCATATCATCTGATAAACAGGTTTTAGGTACCTATTATATACAGAACCGTTCACCGGTTACTTATAAGGATCTATCGCCAAACGTGGTGAATGCACTGGTAGCTACTGAAGACAGCCGCTTTTACGAGCATTCGGGTATTGACTTTCAACGTATACCAAGTATTATCCTGCATAACTTACTGGGCAGCCAGCAGGGTGGTAGTACTATTACGCAGCAATTGGCAAAAAACCTGTTTAATGGTGGTGGCAGTCATAACTTTTTTGTACGTATTACCCAAAAGCTAAAAGAACAGATTATTGCTGTTAGGTTAGAGCGGCATTATACCAAGGAAGAAATTTTAACCATGTACCTTAACACGGTTGATTTTGGCGCTTACAATACTTTTGGTATTAAATCGGCAGCACGTACTTATTTTAATACTACGCCCGATAAACTTACACCCGATCAGGCTGCGCTTTTGATAGGGATGCTTAACGCGCCCGGTATATATTCACCCATTAACCACCCTAACAGGGCATTGGGCCGTCGTAACCTGGTATTGGACAGGATGAAGAAGGAGAATTACCTGAGCGCGGGCCAGCTTGAAGAATTTAAGGCAAAACCGCTGGGGCTTGATTTTACCCGTATTGATCATAATGAAGGCCTTGCCCAATACTTCAGGGCGGTGCTGAAAAAGGAGATCGTGAAAATAATGGCGGATAAATCTATTGCCAAACCCGATGGTACGCCTTATGACCTCGACCGTGATGGTTTAAAGATCTATACAACTATTGATGCCACCATGCAGGGCTATGCCGAACAGGCACAGCGCGAATACATGCGTACCCTGCAGGCCCAGTTTAATGATCACTGGCACGGGCATAGCTTATGGAAAGAAATACCAACCTTTAAAGGCTTAATTGATACGGGCATGCGCCGCTCCGACAGGTGGAGGGAATTAAAATCAGATGGAAAATCTGATGATGAGATACGGGAGAACTTTAATACGCCTGATACCCTGAACCTGTTTACCTGGCATGGTAATATAGATACAGTAATGAAGCCTGTCGACTCGATAGTATACTGTAAGTTACTGCTGCGTAACTCCCTCATGAGTATGGACCCAACTACAGGCTATATTAAGGCATGGGTAGGCGGTATAAACTTTGAGCATTTTAAATACGACCAGGTAAAGGATGGATCGAGGCAGGTGGGCTCAACCGCCAAACCGTTTACCTATTCTGTAGCTATTGATGAGGCGTACTCGCCCTGCTTGCAAGTAGATAACGTGCCAGATACAAATTATACGGTTACCCCGGCATGGTGCCCACGTTCAGGTAAAGATGAGACACATGCGGGAATGTTAACACTAACACAAGCATTAGCATTTTCGCAAAACTGGATAACCGCTCATATAATGAAAGAGGTTACTCCTTTACCAGTTGTAGAACTGATAAAGAAAATGGGGGTAAATAGTCCTAATCTTCAGCCATACCCTTCCATATGTATCGGTAGTTTTGATGCAACCGTGTTTGATATGACTGGTGCATATAGCGTTTTTGCAAACCATGGTGTTTGGACACAGCCAACATTCTTATTACGTATTGAGGATAAAAACGGTAATGTGCTGTATACCAATCATACCCGGGTAAAACAGGCCATGAACGAGCAAACCGCCTATGTAATGACCCATATGCTAAAAGGTGTGGTTGATATACCCGGAGCTACAGGTGGCAGGTTAAGGTGGAAGTATCACTTTACCAACCCGATAGGGGGTAAAACCGGGACAACACAAAATAACTCCGACGGTTGGTTTATAGGGATTACACCACAGCTGGTAACCGGCGTTTGGACAGGCTGCGAAGACAGGGCCATACACTTCCGTACAGAACGGCTGGGCGAGGGTGCCAATACAGCACTGCCAATTTTTGCGTTATACATGAAACAGGTATATGCCAACCCGGCGTTGGGTGTAAAAATGAACGTAGATTTTGCTCCACCCAAAAACGGTGTAAGCATTAGCCTTGATTGTGACCAGTATAACCAGCAAACCAAGGATACTAAAGAGGTGGATAAGAAACTGGAGTTTTAA
- a CDS encoding four helix bundle protein, which translates to MSYFNLEELEVYQLAESFSDEIWVAVACWDYFAKDTVGKQMVRSADSISANIAEGYGRYHYKENRNFCYFSRGSIIETKGWLKKSRNRSLITEEEFSELFEKLQAIHLKLNAYMKFIGKAAKSEIKPD; encoded by the coding sequence ATGAGTTATTTTAATCTTGAAGAATTAGAGGTTTACCAATTGGCTGAAAGTTTTAGTGATGAGATTTGGGTAGCAGTTGCCTGCTGGGATTATTTCGCAAAAGATACGGTAGGAAAACAAATGGTCCGTTCAGCTGATTCTATATCAGCAAATATAGCTGAAGGCTATGGCAGGTATCATTATAAAGAAAACAGGAACTTCTGTTATTTTAGCAGAGGGTCAATAATAGAAACTAAGGGCTGGTTAAAGAAGTCAAGAAACAGAAGCCTGATAACAGAAGAAGAGTTCAGCGAATTGTTTGAAAAGCTTCAGGCAATTCATCTCAAATTAAATGCATACATGAAGTTCATCGGCAAAGCTGCAAAATCTGAAATTAAGCCAGACTAA
- the uvrC gene encoding excinuclease ABC subunit UvrC → MNFDYKAALKNIPHKPGIYQYWDSEKELIYIGKAKDLRNRVSSYFNNPNVNAKTRVLVSKIRNITFTIVDTEIDAWLLENSLIKKHQPRYNVMLKDDKTYPWIIIKNENYPRIFWTRRIVRDGSKYLGPYASVSMMHNILGLIKETYPLRTCSLPLTRQNIEKGKFKVCLEYQIGNCKGPCQDFQTEDDYAHNISEITDILSGKIGAVLRGLKTDMDAAVAEMNFEQAHRLKRKFELLENYQSKSTVVNSSITDIDVFSIASEEKYAFVNFLKIMNGTIIQTQTIELKKRLDESDEELLTLAISEFRSRYNSHSKEIIVPFDIDLDEKSSAIKFTVPKLGEKKKLLDLSQKNVQFFKKERIDQYEKLNPEIRTERLLTQMMKDLRMNQLPRHIECFDNSNFQGKYPVSAIVVFKDAKPSKKDYRHFNVKTVVGPDDFATMEEAVHRRYRRMLDEGTELPQLIIIDGGKGQLSSAMKSLKLLGIEKQVTIIGIAKRLEELYYPGDQYPLYLDKRSETLKVIQQLRDEAHRFGITFHRKQRDKGTLVTELDLIDGIGKTTSGKLLKYFKSVKKIREATEEELKEVVNTKQAKAIITYFGDKKIEATDTEQG, encoded by the coding sequence ATGAACTTTGATTATAAAGCTGCATTAAAGAACATACCCCACAAACCGGGAATTTACCAGTATTGGGATAGTGAAAAGGAACTGATATACATTGGTAAGGCCAAAGATCTGCGCAATAGGGTAAGCTCTTATTTTAATAACCCTAATGTAAATGCCAAAACAAGGGTGCTGGTATCAAAGATCCGCAACATTACCTTTACTATTGTTGATACCGAGATTGATGCCTGGCTGCTGGAAAACAGCCTGATAAAAAAACATCAGCCGCGCTATAATGTAATGCTCAAGGATGATAAAACCTATCCCTGGATTATCATCAAAAATGAGAATTACCCCCGCATATTCTGGACACGACGGATTGTTCGTGATGGCTCCAAATACCTGGGCCCGTATGCTTCGGTAAGCATGATGCATAATATTTTAGGGTTGATTAAGGAAACTTACCCGCTACGTACCTGCAGCCTGCCGCTTACCCGCCAAAATATTGAGAAGGGAAAGTTTAAGGTTTGTTTGGAATATCAAATAGGTAACTGCAAAGGCCCCTGTCAGGATTTTCAGACCGAGGACGATTACGCCCATAACATCAGCGAGATAACAGATATCCTTAGCGGTAAAATAGGAGCGGTGCTGCGCGGATTAAAGACTGATATGGATGCGGCCGTAGCAGAGATGAACTTTGAGCAGGCCCATCGCCTGAAAAGGAAATTTGAATTGCTGGAGAATTACCAGAGCAAATCGACGGTAGTAAATTCGTCAATTACTGATATTGATGTGTTCAGCATCGCATCCGAAGAAAAATATGCCTTTGTTAACTTCCTGAAGATAATGAACGGCACTATCATTCAAACCCAAACCATCGAACTAAAAAAACGCCTGGATGAGAGTGATGAGGAATTGCTTACGCTGGCCATATCCGAGTTCAGGAGCCGTTATAATAGCCATTCAAAAGAGATCATCGTACCATTTGATATCGATCTGGATGAAAAATCGAGCGCTATAAAATTTACTGTACCTAAACTGGGCGAAAAGAAGAAGCTGCTCGATTTGTCGCAAAAAAACGTACAGTTCTTTAAAAAGGAACGGATAGACCAGTACGAAAAACTAAACCCGGAGATCCGAACCGAACGCCTGCTTACCCAAATGATGAAGGACCTGCGGATGAATCAGCTGCCGCGCCATATTGAGTGTTTTGATAACTCTAACTTCCAGGGTAAATATCCGGTATCGGCAATTGTGGTATTTAAGGATGCCAAACCATCAAAAAAAGATTATCGCCACTTTAATGTGAAAACCGTTGTTGGTCCGGATGATTTTGCAACGATGGAGGAGGCCGTTCACCGCCGCTATCGCCGGATGCTTGATGAAGGTACGGAACTGCCGCAATTGATTATTATTGACGGTGGCAAGGGGCAGCTATCATCAGCCATGAAAAGCCTTAAACTGTTAGGGATTGAAAAGCAGGTAACCATTATAGGCATAGCCAAGCGACTGGAAGAACTCTACTATCCCGGCGATCAGTATCCTTTATATCTGGATAAAAGATCGGAAACATTAAAAGTTATACAGCAGCTGCGCGACGAGGCTCATCGTTTTGGTATCACTTTCCACCGCAAGCAACGGGATAAAGGCACACTGGTGACTGAGCTTGATTTGATTGATGGTATAGGCAAAACTACCTCGGGCAAATTGCTCAAATATTTTAAATCGGTAAAAAAGATCCGCGAAGCAACAGAGGAAGAATTGAAAGAAGTTGTTAACACCAAACAGGCAAAAGCTATCATAACTTATTTTGGAGATAAAAAAATAGAAGCTACTGATACTGAACAGGGTTAA
- a CDS encoding sugar-binding domain-containing protein, whose product MKKLVSFTLLLFVSIATCLAQQTRVVSSFDGDWSFHLGDVTGAEANDFNDNSWRKVTLPHDWDIETKIAPKASTGGGGGFFWGGIGWYRKTFDIPVGMADKRTTIEFEGIYMNADVWVNGTHVAMQPYGYTSFITDITTQLKTGKNTIVVKVDNSQQRNSRWYSGSGIYRHVWLTVTPLVHIAPRGVFFYTEHANSIKADVGVKTTVANDGNASALVVIQNKLIAQDGSEIPVKEQSISLPGNSKQEIAQQITVMRPNLWSPDMPLRYRLVSRILVNGVLNDEVTTKVGIRELAWSAKAGFTINGKVYKLNGGCIHHDNGVLGAAAFDRAEIRKVQLLKNAGFNELRTSHNPPSPALLNACDSLGMLVMDEAFDCWSKGKNAKDYSVYFKDWWQKDIDAFVFRDRNHPAVIMWSTGNEIPGSMDPEIGGVYGQQLVDRIKQDDPTRPITQALLGLPKTASDSAVILKQRNALDIVGCNYNMEALIKDEVNSPQRVLIGTESMPDDPADRWGLLANANFVIGDNVWTAMDYLGESGIGRYFYEGDPTEPVDSTGKPIWMANDKLYPWHGGVSGDLDILGFSKPVAHYRNIVWNRGENIYMGVRQADVKNDHKLVRTGWSIYPVTESWTYPGQENKPMEVEVYTRYSKVSLYLNDQLIETKDVTPKDKFKVTFTVPYAAGVLKAVGQADGKEAQSAQLETAGPAKDIRLTADKKILKADGQDLCFITVEIVDRDGKLQPNSNDRIKFNIQGVGTIQGLGNANLKGEDAYVGTQCDVLNGRALIVLRSTKAAGILVLNAQSPGLKPAVLLLSTTK is encoded by the coding sequence ATGAAAAAGTTAGTATCATTTACCTTACTCTTATTTGTATCAATTGCTACCTGTTTAGCGCAGCAAACCCGCGTTGTGAGTAGTTTTGATGGTGACTGGTCGTTTCACCTGGGTGATGTAACCGGCGCTGAGGCCAATGATTTTAACGATAACTCATGGCGAAAAGTAACGCTGCCGCATGATTGGGACATTGAAACTAAAATAGCCCCCAAAGCCTCGACAGGCGGCGGTGGTGGTTTTTTCTGGGGTGGCATAGGCTGGTACCGCAAAACATTTGATATCCCCGTTGGTATGGCTGATAAACGAACCACAATTGAGTTTGAAGGTATTTATATGAATGCTGATGTTTGGGTAAACGGCACCCATGTAGCCATGCAACCTTATGGCTATACCAGTTTTATAACAGATATTACCACTCAGCTTAAAACAGGCAAAAATACTATTGTTGTAAAGGTTGATAATTCGCAACAGCGGAACAGCAGGTGGTATAGTGGATCGGGTATTTACAGGCATGTTTGGTTAACCGTAACGCCTTTGGTACATATAGCCCCGCGCGGTGTGTTCTTTTACACCGAGCATGCTAACTCAATTAAAGCTGATGTAGGTGTTAAAACCACCGTTGCCAATGATGGTAACGCAAGCGCGCTGGTTGTTATACAAAATAAACTGATCGCCCAGGACGGCAGCGAGATACCTGTCAAAGAGCAAAGCATTAGCTTGCCGGGCAATAGCAAGCAGGAGATAGCGCAGCAGATCACAGTAATGCGCCCCAATTTATGGTCGCCTGATATGCCTTTGAGGTATCGCCTGGTATCGCGTATTTTGGTTAACGGTGTATTGAATGACGAGGTTACCACCAAAGTTGGTATACGTGAACTGGCATGGTCGGCAAAAGCGGGCTTTACCATAAACGGCAAAGTATATAAATTGAATGGCGGCTGTATTCACCATGATAATGGCGTATTGGGTGCTGCCGCTTTTGACAGGGCCGAGATACGGAAAGTGCAACTGCTTAAAAATGCTGGCTTTAATGAGCTGAGGACATCGCACAACCCACCATCGCCTGCTTTATTGAACGCTTGCGATAGTTTGGGTATGCTGGTGATGGATGAGGCATTCGATTGCTGGTCGAAGGGTAAAAACGCGAAGGATTATTCGGTATATTTTAAAGACTGGTGGCAAAAGGATATAGATGCTTTTGTGTTCCGCGACCGTAACCATCCCGCAGTAATTATGTGGAGCACGGGCAATGAGATCCCGGGTTCAATGGATCCTGAAATTGGCGGCGTATATGGTCAGCAATTGGTTGATAGAATAAAACAGGATGACCCTACAAGGCCAATAACACAGGCTTTGCTCGGGTTGCCAAAAACTGCATCGGATAGTGCTGTTATACTTAAACAGCGTAACGCGCTTGATATAGTAGGTTGTAACTATAACATGGAAGCCTTAATTAAGGATGAGGTTAACAGCCCCCAAAGGGTGTTGATCGGCACAGAATCGATGCCCGACGACCCGGCGGATAGATGGGGTTTGTTAGCCAATGCCAATTTTGTGATTGGTGATAACGTATGGACAGCTATGGATTATCTGGGAGAATCGGGCATCGGCAGGTATTTTTACGAAGGCGACCCAACCGAGCCGGTTGATAGTACAGGCAAGCCGATTTGGATGGCTAATGATAAGTTGTACCCATGGCATGGCGGTGTATCCGGCGATTTAGATATACTTGGTTTCAGCAAACCGGTCGCGCACTATCGGAATATAGTTTGGAATAGGGGCGAGAATATATACATGGGTGTTCGCCAGGCTGATGTGAAGAATGACCATAAATTGGTACGAACAGGCTGGAGCATTTACCCGGTTACGGAAAGCTGGACCTATCCCGGCCAGGAAAATAAACCAATGGAGGTTGAAGTTTATACCCGTTACAGCAAAGTATCTCTTTACCTGAATGATCAGCTGATAGAAACAAAAGATGTTACACCTAAAGATAAGTTTAAGGTAACCTTTACTGTGCCTTATGCAGCCGGTGTACTAAAAGCTGTTGGCCAGGCAGATGGAAAAGAAGCGCAAAGTGCCCAGCTGGAAACGGCCGGCCCGGCAAAGGACATACGCTTAACAGCCGACAAAAAAATACTGAAAGCCGATGGACAAGACCTATGTTTTATAACCGTAGAGATTGTTGACAGGGATGGCAAATTACAACCCAACTCAAACGACAGGATAAAATTTAATATCCAAGGAGTAGGCACTATTCAAGGCTTAGGCAATGCCAACTTAAAAGGCGAGGATGCCTATGTAGGCACCCAATGCGATGTGCTGAACGGCAGGGCGCTTATTGTACTGCGCTCAACAAAAGCAGCGGGTATACTGGTGTTGAATGCACAATCGCCGGGCTTAAAACCGGCGGTGTTGTTGCTGAGTACAACGAAGTAG
- a CDS encoding GH35 family beta-galactosidase, with protein sequence MLKTTAWCFALVLLCAGKTFGQLPAIIEKDGRHTLLVDGKPYLILGGQAHNSSGWPGMLPQVWQAVETMHLNTVEIPIYWEQIEAQPGKFDFSLIDTLLQQARAHNVHLVLLWFATWKNGSNHYMPEWMKKDATKYPNITGLNDKHIDSPSPHSKATLQADIKAFTAVMTYLKQTDTQHTVLMVQVENESGSWDSMRDYSPTAQKLFEGPVPAALLKPEVLKALNIPAGTKGTWQQVFGDRADEYFQAWSISSFIGQVAAAGKAAYPLPLYVNAALRDPLTNPHSNTYESGGPTDNVIPIWKVAAPAIDLLAPDIYLSGSERVLKVLELYDRPDNTLFVPEAGLIADNAKYLYTVIARGGIGFSPFGIDDNGHGSTPEERSKRLAPYAQEYAVASPMMRELAQWAFEGKIKAVVEHEDHTEQTIDLGAWQATISFGSDRENTIKADAAPDGKLMIVKLGEDKFMAMGTSCRITFHPTGDNKGKAWQYLKVEEGSYDNGVFKPIRILNGDETDFGGPRFENTLKVLQVELIMR encoded by the coding sequence ATGCTAAAAACAACTGCCTGGTGCTTTGCATTGGTTTTGCTCTGTGCCGGAAAAACATTTGGCCAGCTGCCCGCTATTATTGAAAAAGATGGTCGGCATACGCTACTGGTTGATGGCAAACCATACTTGATACTGGGCGGACAGGCCCATAATTCAAGCGGGTGGCCCGGTATGTTGCCGCAGGTATGGCAGGCAGTTGAAACCATGCACCTGAACACAGTTGAGATACCCATTTACTGGGAGCAGATAGAAGCCCAGCCCGGAAAGTTTGATTTTTCGCTGATTGATACCCTACTTCAACAAGCCCGGGCGCACAATGTGCACCTGGTACTGCTCTGGTTTGCCACCTGGAAAAATGGCAGTAACCATTACATGCCCGAGTGGATGAAAAAGGATGCTACGAAATACCCCAACATAACAGGCTTAAATGATAAGCATATTGATTCACCCTCTCCACATAGTAAAGCAACACTGCAGGCCGATATAAAAGCTTTTACAGCGGTGATGACCTACCTAAAGCAGACCGATACCCAACATACTGTACTTATGGTACAGGTAGAAAACGAATCCGGCTCATGGGATAGCATGCGTGATTATTCGCCAACGGCACAAAAACTATTTGAGGGGCCGGTGCCTGCCGCATTATTAAAGCCTGAAGTATTAAAAGCACTCAATATTCCTGCCGGGACAAAAGGCACCTGGCAGCAGGTATTTGGCGACAGGGCCGATGAATATTTCCAGGCATGGTCGATTTCCAGTTTTATCGGTCAGGTGGCAGCAGCGGGTAAAGCGGCATATCCGTTGCCATTGTATGTTAACGCCGCCCTGCGCGATCCGCTTACCAATCCGCATTCCAATACCTATGAGAGCGGTGGCCCTACTGATAACGTAATTCCGATATGGAAGGTGGCTGCTCCTGCTATTGATCTGCTTGCCCCGGATATCTATCTTTCAGGCAGCGAAAGGGTTTTAAAAGTGCTCGAACTATATGACCGCCCTGATAATACCCTTTTTGTGCCCGAGGCCGGTTTAATTGCCGATAATGCAAAATACCTGTATACAGTTATTGCTCGTGGCGGCATCGGCTTTTCGCCATTTGGCATAGATGATAACGGCCATGGCTCTACGCCCGAAGAACGCAGTAAACGCCTCGCTCCTTACGCGCAGGAATATGCTGTCGCCTCACCCATGATGCGTGAATTGGCACAATGGGCCTTTGAAGGCAAAATAAAAGCAGTGGTGGAGCACGAGGACCATACCGAGCAAACTATAGACCTTGGTGCATGGCAGGCCACCATATCATTTGGCAGCGACAGGGAAAATACTATAAAAGCTGATGCAGCACCAGATGGTAAATTAATGATCGTTAAGTTAGGTGAGGATAAGTTTATGGCGATGGGTACCAGCTGTCGTATCACCTTCCATCCCACCGGAGACAACAAGGGCAAAGCCTGGCAATACCTGAAAGTGGAAGAAGGCAGCTATGATAATGGCGTATTTAAACCCATCCGCATACTTAACGGCGATGAGACAGATTTTGGAGGGCCACGATTTGAAAATACGCTTAAAGTATTGCAGGTTGAGTTGATTATGAGATAG
- a CDS encoding amidase translates to MQRRNFIKTGSLAGITLSALSLGACKIPPSEQKQAGSSTDKNTDDFALKETTIDILQQKMKSKEYTSHAITQLYLTRINDIDKNGPKLNAVIELNPNALDMANELDKERDAGKIRGPLHGIPVLIKDNINTKDKVATTAGSLAIADNYATKDAFIINQLREAGAVILGKANLSEWANFRSTRAASAWSSKGGLTKCPYILDRNPSGSSAGSGVAVAANLCAIAIGTETDGSVVSPASVNGIVGIKPTVGLLSRSGIIPISKTQDTAGPMARTVKDAAILLGILAGVDPEDSYTLNSKGKAETDYTKFLDAKGLQGKRLGIEKTALTGNPDMEILLNGAIAVLKSKGATIVEIELDKELKDLGPLEFNVLLYEFKDGLNKYLSTANSKTKSLADVIAFNKNNATKAMPFFKQEILEQAQAKGDLNSKEYIYSLKKTTRTRQIIDTILKQNKLDAIIGPTNGFACCIDLVNGDYDNGFGFSTPPAMAGYPHITVPMGAAHHLPMGLSFFSTAYQEGEIIKLAYAYEQAAKKRGLPEFKVNLLW, encoded by the coding sequence ATGCAACGCAGAAATTTCATAAAAACAGGCTCATTAGCAGGCATCACTTTATCGGCATTAAGTTTAGGCGCGTGTAAAATACCACCGTCAGAACAAAAACAAGCTGGCAGCAGTACAGATAAAAACACCGACGACTTTGCGCTAAAAGAGACCACAATTGATATTCTTCAGCAAAAAATGAAAAGCAAGGAATACACCTCGCATGCCATAACCCAGCTATACCTTACCCGCATTAATGATATTGATAAGAACGGCCCAAAGCTTAACGCAGTTATTGAGCTAAACCCAAACGCGCTGGATATGGCCAATGAACTGGATAAGGAACGTGATGCAGGTAAAATACGCGGCCCCCTGCATGGCATACCTGTACTGATAAAAGATAACATCAACACAAAAGATAAAGTTGCAACCACCGCAGGATCGCTTGCAATTGCGGACAACTATGCAACTAAAGATGCCTTTATTATTAATCAACTGCGCGAAGCTGGCGCAGTGATATTAGGCAAAGCCAATTTAAGCGAGTGGGCAAATTTCAGGTCGACGAGGGCGGCCAGCGCATGGAGCAGTAAAGGTGGATTAACTAAATGCCCATATATATTAGATAGAAACCCCAGCGGCTCGAGCGCGGGATCGGGTGTAGCTGTGGCGGCTAATTTATGTGCCATAGCTATCGGTACGGAAACGGATGGCTCGGTGGTTTCGCCTGCATCGGTTAATGGCATTGTGGGGATTAAGCCAACAGTGGGCCTATTGAGCCGGTCGGGCATTATACCCATCTCAAAAACACAGGATACCGCCGGACCAATGGCGCGCACCGTTAAAGACGCCGCAATTTTATTGGGCATATTAGCGGGTGTCGACCCTGAGGATAGCTATACGCTCAACAGCAAAGGCAAAGCTGAAACCGACTATACCAAATTTTTAGATGCAAAGGGATTGCAAGGCAAACGCCTGGGTATTGAAAAAACAGCGCTAACCGGTAACCCGGATATGGAGATTCTGCTAAATGGCGCCATAGCCGTATTAAAAAGCAAAGGCGCTACCATTGTTGAGATAGAATTGGATAAAGAGTTAAAGGACCTGGGGCCACTGGAGTTTAATGTATTGCTATATGAGTTTAAAGATGGGTTGAATAAATATTTAAGCACCGCCAATTCAAAAACAAAATCGCTGGCTGATGTGATCGCTTTTAATAAAAACAATGCGACCAAAGCTATGCCTTTCTTTAAACAGGAAATACTGGAACAGGCCCAGGCCAAAGGCGATCTGAACAGTAAGGAATATATCTATTCTCTAAAAAAAACAACCCGCACCCGCCAGATCATCGATACCATACTAAAACAAAATAAACTGGATGCCATTATAGGCCCAACCAATGGCTTTGCCTGCTGCATTGACCTTGTAAACGGCGATTACGATAATGGTTTTGGCTTTTCAACCCCACCGGCAATGGCTGGCTATCCGCATATTACTGTACCCATGGGCGCGGCGCATCACCTGCCAATGGGCCTGTCGTTCTTCAGCACAGCTTATCAGGAAGGTGAGATCATTAAACTGGCCTACGCTTATGAACAGGCTGCTAAAAAACGGGGGTTGCCAGAGTTTAAAGTGAATTTGTTGTGGTGA
- a CDS encoding autorepressor SdpR family transcription factor, whose amino-acid sequence MSKYIIITLNALFKALNDSTRREILELLKEKDLTAGEIADKFSISKPSISHHLDLLRQAGLVVSVKEGQFVFYSLNTTVMDEVLKWIMQFKK is encoded by the coding sequence TTGTCTAAATATATAATTATAACATTGAACGCCCTGTTTAAAGCACTTAACGATAGTACCCGGCGCGAAATACTTGAATTGTTAAAAGAGAAGGATCTTACTGCAGGCGAAATAGCCGATAAGTTCAGCATCTCTAAACCAAGTATATCGCATCACCTCGACCTGTTGCGCCAGGCCGGCCTGGTGGTGTCAGTAAAAGAAGGGCAATTTGTTTTCTACTCACTCAATACCACCGTTATGGATGAGGTATTAAAATGGATAATGCAGTTTAAAAAGTAA